AACGCGGTGGTGGATTCGCTGAAGACCTGCGGAATGCCTCTCGGGACGATGTCGCCCAGATTGCTGACCTCACCCCGAATATGAATCGGGCAATCCTCCTGCTCATCGCTCGGTAAATCGGCCAGCGCCATCGCGGTCGGAACGGGGGGCGGAGCATTGGCGACCAAATCGGCTCGTTGTGACTTCAGTTGCTTGAGTGTCTGAGTCAACGTGGTTCGCATCGCGATGGTTTGTTCAATCGCCGCGTCTGATTCACCCGGGTCCTTTTCGCCATCGACCTGAACCCACTGCACGGCATCGGCGATCACATAACCATCCGTCCCACGGTTCGAAAGGGTGACCTGCGACTGAGTTTCCGCCTCGCACTCAAAATCCTTCAGCACGCTGTACGTGCCCGTCGTCGGAGGAACCGTCTGATTCAAAACCAGATCGTGAGTCTCGTCGTTCAACTGCACCGTGACAGGCAGATTCGACGCCCGATTGCCGCTGGAGTTGTAGTGAACCCGAAGCTCATACCGTCCGGCATTGGGCAAGACTGCGGCAAACCGGATCGACGCCTCGCCTTTGTTTCGATTTTCGTCGTGCACATAACCTTTGCCAACAAACCCAGATTTGTACGTCGATTCAACCCAGTGACCTTCACGAACGGCATCGACATCATCGATCGTGATTCCTTCGAGTTCCGTCTTCTCTGCCAGAACCTTCAGTTCCGACTCGACTGCTTTGATCTCTTGATCGAGGTCTTGCAGCGATTTTTCGTGAGCACGAATGGACTCCTTGTGCTTCATTGAAATCGGAAGCGGAGTTTTCTTCCAAGTGCTGACGTATTGCTGCGACTCACCATGCAGTGTTCGCGTGCTGCGAAAGATCCCCGCCATCGCGTAGTAGTCTCGCGTGGTGATGGGATCAAACTTGTGATCGTGACAGCGAGCACAACCAAACGTCATGCCAAGAAAAGCACGTCCGACCGTGTCGAGTTGCTCGTCGACCACATCCATCCGCAACTTGGTTTTGTTGCGTTCACTCAGCATCTTGGTGCCGATCATCAAGAACGTGGTGGCGACCAACTTGTCACGTCGATCTTCATCGGAAGAGGCCGGCATCATATCACCCGCGATCTGTTCGCGAATCATCCGGTCGATCGGCATGTCGTTGGCAAACGCCCGCACCAAGTAATCGCGATACCGCCAAGCGTCGTGATGGGTCGCATTGAAATCGCTGCCGTTGCTGTCGGCATAGCGAGCCACGTCCATCCAGTGCCTCGCCCAATGTTCCGCGAACTGCGTGCTGGCCAGATAGCGATCCACCAATCTCCGCCAATGTGCGTCGCTGGGATCCGCTTGAAATTGCCGAAGCGTTTCAGGATCAGGTGGCAATCCTGTCAGATCAAACGCCAAACGTCGCAGCCGCACACTTGGGCTTGCGATCGGAGTCGCGGTCAAACCTTCCGCGTCCAAGCGTCGTTGCAGGTAGGCATCAATCGCGGAATCAGAATCAAACGCAACCGGCGACTCGCTCGCACGTGGAGGCTGAAACGCCCAAAACTGCCGAGCCTGCTCCCAGTCGAATGACTTTGGCTGAGAACTTGTGAGCTGTTCCTCTTCATCCATCAATCTTGGATCAGCCGCACCATCGCGAATCCATTTTTCAAAATCTCGCACCACGTGGTCGGGCAGCTTTCCCGAGGGTGGCATCTCGGAGGACTCGTACCGAATCGCCGCCATCAGTTCGCTTGCTGCGGGATCGCCAAGTCGGATGGCCGGCCCACTGTCACCGCCAACTTCCCATCCTTCCTTCACATCCAAACGCAACGAACCGCCCAGGTCTTCCGAATCCTCCGCATGGCATTCATAGCAATATTCGATCAGAACCGGACGAATGCGAGCTTCGAAGAAGTCAAAGGATTCTTCGTTCGATTCATCCGCGGAAACCATCGCCGCACAACCGATGGTTAGCCAAACAAAAGCCAGCATCCATCGAGCGGTCGGCCAACGATTGGCGATCGAACAACATCGATCGCGGTTTGATTGAGCGATGTCGTAGTCAAACGAGGGCGGGGCGAACGGACTCTTCATTACAGAACCGTCGATCAAAAGGTGGGGGAGAGGCGGGCCCTATAGGGTACACCATTCCCAACAACCGTGTGCCGCGCGAGTCATCGCACCATCAATCAGTTGGAACCAGAGGTCAAAAGTCGACCATTCCGCTGCAAAATCGTTTCAACCGGCACGAGCGGGCGAACCACTGTCGCAGTCGCACAATTTGCAACCGGGGATGGCTCACAAAAGCCCACCTGCTCATTCGTGACCTAGTGTTTGTGTTAGCGACGTTGTGGGCTTCCGATTCGACATTCAAGAAAACGGCAAACCACGTGTAAACGTGGGACGCAAAGTCATGGATCCATGTTGAAAAACTTGGACTGCCAGACCGCCCTGGATGCTTATCGACATCGCGAGAAGATGTGGTTGTCACATCGAGCGGGGGGGATTTCCTGCTCACACCGAAGGCGCACACCATGCGGAACGAACTTGCCCTTTCAAAGCTACTCCTCGCGAGCCTGCTGGCCTTATGGGGTTCACTCACTCCAAGCGACGTCTCTGCAGACGATCGTAAATCGATCTACTTCATCGAAGAAAACTGGGAACTGACGCTGGGCGATCCTGAGCCTGACATCAATTCGCCACAAGTATCGTTTTTCGTCTTTCCGAACCGAGACGACGAATCTCGCTACTTCGAGTTGCAACTGAACTATGCCGCGGATGCAACCTATTCAAGCGGAGGGTTCCGCGTCACGGCGGCGGTCAACGACAAGGCGGTCGACCACGAACGCGGCGGGAACTTCCAAAACTGGTCCGCAAGCAACGATTGCATCCGATGGACAACCGTCATGGCCGTCAAGAACTCTCGCTATCTCTTTGCGATCAAAAATGGTGAGTCGGCTGATTGGGGAGCCTTTGGAGGCCCCGACTACTTGGTTGAGATGCCGCATGAAAGCGGTGATGGTCTGATGAAATATCACCCCGATACAAGCCTCGCGAATGTCGACATCGGATTCGGAGCCAATCGTGTTCGTTCAATTCGATTGAAAAGTATCCGGGTCGTTTTTGAGGATGGCAGTGATCAAGTCATCACAATCAATCTGACACCGACGTCGATCAATTCGTGATCGAACGATCGGATCAACGTATCGTGCCCATGCACAGTGGACGAATCTTCAGAAGATTATCCGTTCGTCTCCAACCATCGCGTTCTGCCATCATCCAGTTGAAATCAAATGTCATCCAAATCGATCATCCAACTCCGCTATTGCATTCAAGAGCCTGAATCCCGACGCGGCGCCGCGGGAATCTTTGGCCTTATTCTCTGTGTCGCATTGTTCACCGTTCTGGCGGTCGTTTCAGAATTTGCCTACATCAACACCGCA
The nucleotide sequence above comes from Rhodopirellula bahusiensis. Encoded proteins:
- a CDS encoding DUF1553 domain-containing protein is translated as MKSPFAPPSFDYDIAQSNRDRCCSIANRWPTARWMLAFVWLTIGCAAMVSADESNEESFDFFEARIRPVLIEYCYECHAEDSEDLGGSLRLDVKEGWEVGGDSGPAIRLGDPAASELMAAIRYESSEMPPSGKLPDHVVRDFEKWIRDGAADPRLMDEEEQLTSSQPKSFDWEQARQFWAFQPPRASESPVAFDSDSAIDAYLQRRLDAEGLTATPIASPSVRLRRLAFDLTGLPPDPETLRQFQADPSDAHWRRLVDRYLASTQFAEHWARHWMDVARYADSNGSDFNATHHDAWRYRDYLVRAFANDMPIDRMIREQIAGDMMPASSDEDRRDKLVATTFLMIGTKMLSERNKTKLRMDVVDEQLDTVGRAFLGMTFGCARCHDHKFDPITTRDYYAMAGIFRSTRTLHGESQQYVSTWKKTPLPISMKHKESIRAHEKSLQDLDQEIKAVESELKVLAEKTELEGITIDDVDAVREGHWVESTYKSGFVGKGYVHDENRNKGEASIRFAAVLPNAGRYELRVHYNSSGNRASNLPVTVQLNDETHDLVLNQTVPPTTGTYSVLKDFECEAETQSQVTLSNRGTDGYVIADAVQWVQVDGEKDPGESDAAIEQTIAMRTTLTQTLKQLKSQRADLVANAPPPVPTAMALADLPSDEQEDCPIHIRGEVSNLGDIVPRGIPQVFSESTTAFEPLEGSGRLELAQWLTDPDHPLTARVSVNRIWMHLMGEGLVRTVDNFGVRGEKPTHPELLDALTIDFVRNGWRQKRLIRNIVCSDAYSRSMVSDDDPRVSLDPENRWRGRAVRRRIPAEAIRDAMLVAAGTLDPSGRENLMDSYATLVSQNNANSKATTKFGLDDPKRTIYLPLIRSEVPPLLANLDAADPDLLVGKRPTTNVPAQALTLIGSPEVRRWAMQTTKRMMKETTDDTQRVRWACAVLFSRDPRPVDVQILHAWLESDVAKAMSSDEERYREWIAAMFASTEFRFLD